TGGAGCGCAGCGGCAACGTCCTGACCCTCGAATTCGAGAACCGCACGAAGATCATCGTCAACCTTCAGCCGCCCATGAGCGAGATCTGGATCGCTGCGAAAGCGGGCGGTTTTCACTTCCGTTTCGTCGACGGTGAATGGCGCGACACCCGCAGCGGCACGGAGTTTTTCGCCGCGTTGTCGGAGTACGCGACGCAGCAGGCCGGCGAGCCGGTTCACTTCGAAGCGTAAGTCCGTTGATCAAGGGCGAACGCTGGCAAAGCGGCCGAATCGATTCGGCCTGATCGCACAAAGCAAATGGCCGCGCATTGAGCGCGGCCATTTTGCTTTTCTACTCGACTGTATACGCGCGTGCGTCAGTGTCCGCGGAAGAGATTCATGATGTCTTGCTTCTCCTGTTCGCCGACCTGCTCAGGTGCCGCTGCCGACGCAGCACTCGACTGGGCATCCAGTGTCGCCTGACTGACGCCGACCGTGGCAACGAAACCATTTCCCGGCGTGAAGTCGTCGAAATAAAGCTCTGAGCCGATTTCCGTGACGTCATCGGGTTTCGGCATCTTGTACTCCGGCACGCCCTTGAGCGCGCGTCCCATGTATTCGACCCACACAGGCAACGCGAGGCCGCCGCCGGTTTCCTTGTCGCCGAGACTGCGCGGGTTGTCGTAGCCGATCCATGCGATGGCCATGAGCGTGTGCTGATAACCGGCGAACCACGCGTCGCGCGAATCGTTGGTCGTGCCCGTCTTGCCGGCAAGATCAGTGCGTTTCAACGCGTTGGTCTTCGCGCCCGTGCCGCGTTGCGCCACGCTTTGCAGCAGGCTGTTCATCACGTAGGCGTTGCGCGGCTCGATTGCGTGCGGCGCGCTTTGCGCGGCCACCAGCGGTTGCGCGTGCGCGACCACCATGCCGCGCTGATCCGTG
The nucleotide sequence above comes from Paraburkholderia sp. FT54. Encoded proteins:
- the cyaY gene encoding iron donor protein CyaY, with translation MSDSEYLTRAEAALAAIERALDDTDADIELERSGNVLTLEFENRTKIIVNLQPPMSEIWIAAKAGGFHFRFVDGEWRDTRSGTEFFAALSEYATQQAGEPVHFEA